A window of Gorilla gorilla gorilla isolate KB3781 chromosome 5, NHGRI_mGorGor1-v2.1_pri, whole genome shotgun sequence genomic DNA:
CTCCCATGGTTAAAAGCCTTCAGCCTTGTTTCATACCCTCATAGTTCTCTGTTTGAGGGATGGTCCATCATTAATTTacttaaaaactagagacaacTACCAGTAAGATCAGTTGAAAGAAGGGTCAAGTCATTGCCCTGTTAATGATACCAACTTTGACCCCTTCTCCATGTTCTCTCTAATGACTAACAAGTAGCCGTAAGGACTACTTTTCATCACCACCATGCCTCACACCCAATACTATTTTAAGTATACTACAAATGTCAAACATATACTAGTGATAGGCATGATTttcaccaaagagaaaaaaatacatcttgTGTGTCTTATACTGGGCAACTTTTTATGATACAAGAGCTATTTCTAAATATTACAAAAACATGTCAGATCAAATAAACTTCCAGGatctttttctaaaagaaaaaaaataccctaGAATCCTTATTATCACTATGAGCTATATTCACTGGCCCTAATATTATCATGATCATCAACCAGTCATTAGGATCAAAGCTTAGAGCCATACACAAGGTAGCAGTGTAGCAGTTCGCCAACTCCATGAATCCAAATGGCAATACTCTCTGAAGCTCAGGGATCTGCTAGGACAAATCAAACTAAAATCAGAGGATTTGGACTAGCAACAAAGTATCTATTCACTAGTCTACAAAGTCCCAAATACTATAGGAATCTGAAGTATTGGTATTACACATCTTTGAATCtgagggaagaaaaaaactgagatGTGACCACCGATAGATCTCTAGATTAATTATAGTATTTCTAGAGAACATTAAAGACAATcctaattatacttttaaattggAAACAAGTACTTATCCTTAAGCCTCTGATGAATCTGCCAACTACTTTTCCCTTCTAGTATTTAGAATTCTGCATTCCATGCCATATACCTTATAATGTGGTGATTGCAATCCTTTCCCTGGGATTAAAaggtattttctctttccttggcagaactgaaataaatgaaagacgTATCATTATGGGTCTTGATTTGCTATAAACAGCAGGATAATGGAGTGAAAAGAACACTAGGTTTGGAGTTAGgatactcaaaataaaaaaagcctTACTCTTATATTAATAATGCATCATTATGCATTTTTTACTCTATGCCTACTCAGGCTTaaacttttctttcagttttcctgtaGCCATTTTACTAGGAGCTGACTGTGGGTAGCTATTGCTGAAAGAGATGATAAGTGAAGTCACAAAAATATGGACACTAAAACCATCATAATCATTATATGAAATTTGCACTTtgagttaaaaagaaatgaatttctaAACTTGAAATTTCAAATACCAGTAATAACTTGAAAgatattttaggggaaaaaactTTTGAGAGTATGCCTCAACTGACACTAAGTAAAAAGCTGAGTATGCTGTTTCTTTATCAGATTGGTCCTGCAAAGGGAAAACTATTGGGAGAGTTTTGATCTAGGATAGCTACTCCCTAGCTTCTTAAGTTCATTTCACTGCCAGCAAAAGGCTGCCATGTTACTATCAACACTCTAGTCCCATCCTAGACAAGCATAAAAATATCAACCAAGGCAAAGTCAATATACTCCTTTCCCCCAACAGTAACACATGCCACACCTTCTATCATAAGGTTACAGTCCTTTCCTTTATTggatttctgaattttttaaaaagtaaaataaagcaatCATTAAGTAGTTCAGATAAAAGAAAAGCGTCTTTACCTGAGTTACCCATCAGGTCTACTCTGACCCGCCCTAGCTTCTCCCAGAACAAGCTTCTGGGTATctaaaaaactattttcatactGATTTCATGTAAAGTCCTCTCTACCATATGAGTCAACTAACTATGAGAACAGTCTTctcatacatattatatgtacatagaTTCTCACCCACAATTAAATCTCTCACTGCAGAACAGGTTTTTTGGGGCCTGATAAGACAGGAGCTTCTACCAAAGGTTTTCTCAGACTCAAGGTAAGTATGGGTTTTTTCACCTATGTGAGTTCCCTGATGTACCACAGGAGTTGATCATTGACAAGCACTCTTCATTCAGACACTTGCAGTCTTTCCTcagattgggtttttttttttttgggtgcaAACCCAAGTAAGGCTCTCCAATGAATGCTTTTGCCATACTTAAGACAAATATACAATTTTTCACCAGTATGGCTTCTCTGATGGGTAAGTCAGAGTTTTGTTAGAAGCTTTTTTCACACTTGCTGGGGCTTCTCCCCAGGGTGGGTTTTCTGAGGTCCAATGAGATGTTCATACTGTCTGCAGCACAACTGACACTGAAGGCATTTAAAAAGTTGTTCTCCGGTATGAATTCTCTTACAACGAGAAGGGCTGAGCATTAGTAGAAAGCTCTCTCACACTCAGTGCATTTCTAAGGTTTCCCACTTGTATGAATCCTCTTGTGGGTGATCAAATTTGAGCTCAGATGGTAAGTTTTCAAAAACTCTGGGCATCTGTAGATTTCTCATTGGAGTGAGGATGAGGTGTTCTGTTAGGGAAGCTCTCTGGGCAAAGAATTTCTCATATTTCCAATTGCAGGCTCTCTGGTCCCCACTGAATTCTGAGCTCTGAGCAAAGTCTGAGATTTGTCCTCATCTTAATGAGTTCTCtgatacataaataatttttaatattggtATTACAGCTTCTCGCCTGGTCAAGACATCTGTGAGGCTTCTGACGCATGGGGAGGGCTAAGCTCAAGACCTTTTTCACTCACATTACAGACAAACGGTTTTTCACCAATGTGTACTGTCTGATGTTGAAGAAGGGCTGAGCTCTGGTGGAAGCTTTTATCACATACAGTGTATTTATAGTGTAGCTCCTCTGTTTGAGTTCTCATTTTCTGTTGGGCAACAAAGTCCATTCCTAGGAGGAAGCCACTCTCACACGCAGACCACTGATGTGGTTTCTCTTCcatgtgaattctctgatgtacAATAAGATCTGAGCTACAGTTAAAACTTTTTTCATATTCAAGGCATTTAAAAGTGTGAGTGTGAGTTGCCTGGTGCCTAATTAGGTTGGCACTCCGAGTAAAACTTCTCATACATTCCAGGCATTTATACGGCTTCTCACCTGTGTGGACTCTCTGGTGCACGATAAGGTCTGATTTCTGGCCAAAGCATTTTTCACAGGCACTACACTTATAGGGCTTCTCCCCAGTATGAACTCTTTTATGTACAATGAAGGCTGAACGGTGTCGGTAACTTTTCTCACACTTATTACATTTGTAGGGCCTTTCCCCAGTGTGAGTTCTCTGGTGGCTAATAAGATCTGATTTCCCACTAAAAGCTTTTTCACACTCGAGACACTTAAATGGTTTCTCACCTGTGTGAGTTCTTCGATGCCTTATGAGGTTTGTACTTCTACTGAAGCATTTGTCACACTCACTACATAGATACGGTTTCTCGCCAGTATGGCTTCGCTGGTGGACAAGCAGATCAGAACTCTGACCAAAATTCTTGCCACAAATGTCACATGTATAGAATTTTTTACCTGCATGTGTTCTCTGATGTCCTGAAAGCGCTAAGTGATGCCAAAAGCTCTTCTCACATTTGCTACATTTATAAGGTTTCTCGTAATTGTGGATCCTCTGGTGTGAAGTAAGATCTGAGCTTTGGACAAAGGTTTTCTCACACATATCACATTTATAAGGTTTCTCCCCAGTATGGGTTCTCTCACACATAATAAGAGCTAAGTTTTCACAGAAGTTTTGCTTGCATTCAAGGCACTGGTATATATGACCATCTATCTGAATAATCTCATGCACATGAATAAAAATCTTTTTACCCTTCCGAGggcatacattatatattttccttttttgagttCTCTGATTACATTTCTCTTCTGAAGTGTACATTTTCTATGGCTCTCTCCTAGGGAGTTTTCCGCTGGTCTTCTTGACCCATCGTTGCCCTCACAGTCATTTTCTGGATAAGAACTTGGAAGATACATCTGTTTCAGGCCTTTCAATCATGAGCCTCTACAAGTTTCCAGCATCATATATGTTAATTCCTTACTTGGTATTTCCAACCCTGTGAGACAAAgtagaaatattatttatattcctatgactaagaaaaaaattctcaaaattaaaatcacTGCAGAAAAGACAAACTCTGTATCAGAGTCCCTAAGTCTTCTAGGTTTTATATGGCTTGAAATCAGTTATTTACTTTTACTCTTTGCTAATATAAAACTGATCAGCAATACATATGGGAAACTGCAAGTAAGAACTCTTTCCTCTATGAATCTGGGTAATTTTAAAACAAGAGCTCTTCATCTTTCCTTGCTTCAGTTGAGAAATCAAGACAAGACTAATAATTATTATGCCTGCTCACGAAGAAAGCAAATCAAAAGGGACCATGAATGAGTATCTCTGGAGTCCTTTCTGGAGAAAGCTTGGAAGAAAGTAGTTAATGATCATTAGAATTCCCAGTGACCAGAGAGAAAAGTAAGGTTTCTATGACTCTAATTCGTAGTGGTGATAttaggcaagtttcttaaccacTGTATGCCTTGTTTCCTCATCCGTAAAGTGGATTAATAATAGAAACTACCTTACATGGTTCCGTGGAATATTAAATCGCTATGAATCTCCCGGTAAGCCCTCTGTTTTGGCTCTTACTATCACTGTTATTATGACAAAGGGGCTTAAGATTCTGCTTTGATATGATTATATAAGCACATAACttgctcaaaaagaaaaatcctgacTGATTATAGATATAAGTCTAGGCTTGGAACATAGATTTTATAACAGGCTTTTCTTTACATGGTGAAAAGttgtaaaaaaaagttttttcctcCTCATTCTGTGGTTTAGAGGTATGTACACATACAGAAACACCTAAAGGATCAagtatcttaaaaaaaagttagGTTGATACAAGAGAGTTCAGAGGGAGTAATAAGTCAATGCATTTATCAATTACCAAAAATAGactaaagaacagaaataaaaggaagaaaaaaagccattttcCATATCCTTCACACTTAACTCTCTTCAGTGATCTTTTCATGTTTGACCCTCCCTCATACATTCAGACCCCCCGTCCGTCACCTAAAGGGTATAACCTGATAATTTTGCTTCCTattttaccaagaaaatggaagcaagcaagcaaaacaacaacacatacacaaaaaccaaAATCCTTTCCACATGCCCCCACCACATCAACCAACCTCTTGTAAGTGTGGTCACGTACTGCATCTTTCCTTCAGCTACCATGGATGACAAACTTCCTTGCTCAATCTAAGGATAGCCTTTCCATCTGTATACCCCCTTTGTTCACAAGGACATCACTCTAGCAATTCCACCCTCCTTCTCCTGCATTATCTATTTATTCCTTCCTATTGGACCATTCCAATATTATTtctcttctcaaaaacaaaagcacaatcAACAAGAAAAACCTCTCAACTGCCTCACACTCAGGCTGTTGTCCCATTTCTCTGTTCCTCTCCGCAGTAAAACGCTTTGAAATAAATAAACCTGTTCATTGTCTCCAATTTCTGTCTTCCAAGGTTTCTGGAACATACTCCAATTAAACAATCAACCCTCACTACTCCACCAAAACTGCTTCTGTTAGAAACCTACAAGCTCTTAAGAAATCTGACTCCTAGTTACTACTCTGATCCATTTCTCTGCTCTTCCTCTACTtactcattgcactccagtcacCCTGAGTCTTTGCTGTTGTTCAAACAAGCCAGACTCACTCCCATTTCAGGGTCTTTATCCTTGATATCTCTTCCTGGCTGAAGGGCTCTTCCTCCAGGAATCTTCAAGGCTCTCTCTCTCACCTCATTCACATCTTTGCTCAACAGGCATATTTTCAGTGAAGTCATTTCCAACCACCCTATTCTAAACTGTACCACACCTCCGTCCCAGCTGACTCACAAAAACAACACTCCTCTCctttcctattttgtttttctccatagaATGTAAACTCCTAAAAGATAGGGATTTTTGGCTCACTTCATTCACTATTGTTTCCCCAGCacttagaaaagtgcctggcacagagtaggtactCAAACCTAGAAGAGGAGTTCTTACTTGGCATCCACAGACTCCCAGGTAATTTATGAAAACTTTGACTGCAAAATGTACAGTATATGTGCACTTCTCTGGGGAGAAGGTACACGGTTTCTTAAATTATCAAAAAGGTCCAGTATCCAAGAAACTAGATATTAGATTGGAGCCTATTTGTAAAGGAAATGATATTAAAGCTCACTGAATACAGCAAATTAGTAAGTGTAATGGACCAGAACACAAAGGAACATGTGCACTCagagaaaacaggaagtcaaaagGATCCAAAACACATGGTACTAACATGGTTACCTCTGGGTAATGAGATGATACATAACATTCTGTTTCATCAATTTGTTAACAAcagttttctaatttccattcaGCAATTTGTGTGCTTTCCTTGCGAAAGGCACAGAGGCTGCtacttttacttaattttattgtagtaagtaaaagttatttataaatataaaaagatataccaAGATTTCAAATGTCAACTCAGAACTGTTCTAAAACTTAAAGGGATAGGAGAAAGAACTGAATGAGGTGCGAGTAGTGCAATTTCTTCAGAGTCAAAACACAGATCCACAAGAAATGTAGTATTGTGACCACCGCGggacataatgggagaaaaatgCACTGCAAGGCTAACAAGAATAGGGAAGTCAAAACTGAAGTAGACAAGCTAAACAAAACAGACATGTTTATGCTAAATACAGTGATTAAAATCCTACATTTCAAATATGTGggggaaagagagatcagactgttactgtgtctatgtagaaaaaggaagacataagaaactccattttgatctgtactcagaaaaattcttctgccttgaggtgctgttaatctgtaactctggccccaaccctgtgctcgcaGAAACATGTGCAGTattgactcaaggtttaatggatttagggctgtgcaggatgtgccttggtaaaaatgtgtttgcaagcagtatgcttggtaaaagtcattgctATTCTCCagtctcaagtacccagggacacaatgcactgtggaaggccgcagggacctctgcccaagaaagcctgggtattgtccaagATTTCCCCtcactgagacagcctgagatatggcctcgtgggaagggaaagatcttaccgtcccccagcccgacacccgtaaagggtctgtgctgaggaggattagtgaaagaagaaggcctctttgcagtttagataagaggaaggcatctgtctcctgctcatccctgggaatggaatgtctcagtgtaaaacccgattgtacattctATTTACTTGgataggagaaaaccgccttatggctggaggtgagacatgctggaAGCAATACTGCTTTTCACTGCACTGAGATGTTTGTGTAAAgtcaaacataaatctggcctatgtgcacatccaggcacagcacctttccttaaacttatttatgacacagagtCCTTTGCTcacgttttcctgctgaccctctccccaccattACCCTatagtcctgccacatccccctcaccAAGATAGTGGGagagtgatcaataaatactgagggaactcagataCCAGTGCTGGTGCAGGTCCTCACttgctgagcgccggtcccctgggcccacttttcttcctctatattttgtctctgtctttgtctctctttgtcttcttttctcagtctctcgtctcCACCTTGCAAGAAATACCCACAGGACCTTGTGAGAAATACCCATAGGTGTGGAGGGGTAGGCCCCCTTCAGAAATATTTGAGCATATCTCCATGATCTATGAACTGTCctagaaattacttttttttggtCCAAATTACATCTTTCAGGTGACTTTCACGGTATCACAGAACTCCTTAGACTACAAGACCAGAGTATATTCTGTCACCATCATAATCTCAATCCTCAAAGCCTAACGTATCACAAGCATTActcctattttcttttattaaattgaGTTTACAGAGCTAAATGGCAAGTATCTGTTTTTGCCTTATAGTCAAAGGAAGTGAGCAAAGGACTTATACTGGGGCTGGATTCCAGATCTACTCCACCTATCACCTGCCCCATCTCAGTTTATGGCAAGTTAATCCTTTATTTCCTCAGGCTAAAACCTTGAAGTCATCCTGCACTCTTCTTTCTCACACCTCACAATCAAGCCATCAGCAAATTTGTTGGCTCCATTTCAAAACACATCCAGAGTCTAACCACTTCTCACCAGCTTCTGTTGTTACATTCCAGTCCAAACCACTCTTATTTCTTACTTTCACAACAGCCCAAGAGGCCCACTTGAGCTGCCCTGCTAGCCTGTCACTGCCTCTCTGACACCCTTTTATATTATTCTTCTCTTTGCATGTTCTAATCCAGCCGCAATGGCTTCCTAGCTGTTCCTCATCCAAACATACTACCCTTAGGGCCtttgccctttctttcttctgcctacaGCTTTCTTCCTCCAGATGTGTGTATGAATTTCTCTTAATTCCTTCAAAGACTATTTTTTCAGATGTCAATTCTGAGGAAGGCCTTTCCTAACCACTCTGTTTAAAGTTGTGAATAGTCTTCATGCCCCAGCATTCACTATTCCCCTTTTctgctttacttttcttcatGGCACTTAAAACCTTctaacatactatataattcaCTTTATTCAGTTTATTGTCTATTGCtaaaataagacaaggatgtctgttTTGTTTGATGATCTTTCCTTACCATATAAAGTAATGCCAGGTATAAAGTTGGTGCTTAATAAGCATCTGCTGAGTACATGTATGAATTCTCATTGAAATTCTACTTCTCTCCTTGTCTGATAAAAGGACTGAATGTCACAAAGAATGGGAGGTACTCTGATGAGATGGAGTCTGGGAAAGAGAAGGGATACTTCAAAATACTGAAGTAACTGTAGCTTACCAAGAATCCAGATGGAAGAAAACATACATTCCTGATCCTGACAATTTGACTTCTCAAAGAAGATAGCATTCTGTAAAA
This region includes:
- the ZNF322 gene encoding zinc finger protein 322; translation: MYTSEEKCNQRTQKRKIYNVCPRKGKKIFIHVHEIIQIDGHIYQCLECKQNFCENLALIMCERTHTGEKPYKCDMCEKTFVQSSDLTSHQRIHNYEKPYKCSKCEKSFWHHLALSGHQRTHAGKKFYTCDICGKNFGQSSDLLVHQRSHTGEKPYLCSECDKCFSRSTNLIRHRRTHTGEKPFKCLECEKAFSGKSDLISHQRTHTGERPYKCNKCEKSYRHRSAFIVHKRVHTGEKPYKCSACEKCFGQKSDLIVHQRVHTGEKPYKCLECMRSFTRSANLIRHQATHTHTFKCLEYEKSFNCSSDLIVHQRIHMEEKPHQWSACESGFLLGMDFVAQQKMRTQTEELHYKYTVCDKSFHQSSALLQHQTVHIGEKPFVCNVSEKGLELSPPHASEASQMS